In Carya illinoinensis cultivar Pawnee chromosome 7, C.illinoinensisPawnee_v1, whole genome shotgun sequence, the following are encoded in one genomic region:
- the LOC122315767 gene encoding RING-H2 finger protein ATL56 — protein MPPYHHDRTPPPHLQPSPSKPNPKLLSLLLKAIIMTLLTSLFFLFLGIASAALLLLHLSLSSHRLRHRRYSLPSTPSSGLPPRDVSTLPQFRLKRHAPKNGASVEEEDCVVCLDSFRDGQCCRKLVACGHVFHMRCVDSWLVKVAACPICRARVRSNAGTKGLMVGLEEEDEDKQLRGVL, from the coding sequence ATGCCTCCTTACCATCACGACCGAACACCGCCACCACACCTGCAACCATCCCCATCTAAACCAAACCCAAAGCTCCTTTCCCTCCTCCTTAAGGCCATTATCATGACCCTCCTCACCtccctcttcttcctcttcctcggCATCGCCTCCGCCGCCTTGCTCCTTCTCCACCTCTCCCTCTCCTCCCACCGCCTCCGTCACCGCAGATATTCTCTTCCCTCCACCCCCTCCTCTGGCCTTCCCCCCAGAGACGTCAGCACCCTCCCGCAATTCAGACTCAAGCGGCACGCACCCAAGAACGGCGCCTCTGTAGAGGAAGAAGATTGCGTGGTCTGTCTTGACTCCTTCAGGGATGGCCAGTGCTGCAGGAAACTCGTCGCGTGCGGTCACGTGTTCCACATGAGGTGCGTGGACTCTTGGCTCGTCAAGGTCGCCGCCTGTCCGATTTGCCGGGCACGTGTTCGATCAAATGCGGGAACGAAGGGCTTGATGGTGGGTTTGGAGGAGGAAGATGAGGATAAGCAGTTGCGGGGGGTTTTGTAG